The proteins below are encoded in one region of Candidatus Amarolinea dominans:
- a CDS encoding ABC transporter permease, which translates to MVSIVLRRILSLIFVVFSITLLTFIIGYLAPGDPILVMMGSRRDPVIYQRLLHQYGLDLPWWQQYLRYVGGLLQGDLGLSYKYQGRPVLDLLRHGLPISMALGGVALLLSLVIGIPAGVLAALRQNSWLDRGLLAFMLALYAIPSFVLIPILRVADTWLYRSGLPFLPVAGWGTPAHWVMPVIVLAAGTTGYLARLTRASMLEVLRQDFMRTAAAKGLFPRQITWRHAFRNALLPIVTVLGPSLAFLVTGAFVVENLFAVPGIGFLAIQAIGQRDYPVLQGTTIILAAAVVVMNLATDLTYLFLDPRIRMT; encoded by the coding sequence ATGGTATCCATCGTTCTGCGTCGTATCCTCAGTCTGATTTTTGTGGTGTTCAGCATTACCCTGCTGACATTCATCATCGGCTACCTGGCGCCAGGAGACCCCATCCTGGTGATGATGGGCTCGCGTCGTGACCCTGTGATCTATCAACGGCTGCTGCACCAGTATGGACTTGATCTGCCCTGGTGGCAGCAGTATCTGCGCTATGTCGGCGGGCTGCTGCAGGGCGACCTGGGCTTGTCCTACAAATACCAGGGACGCCCGGTGCTTGATCTGTTGCGTCACGGCCTGCCGATTTCGATGGCGCTGGGCGGCGTCGCGCTTCTGCTCAGCCTGGTTATCGGCATCCCGGCTGGGGTGCTGGCCGCGCTGCGGCAGAATTCCTGGCTCGACCGTGGCCTGCTGGCGTTCATGCTGGCCCTCTACGCCATTCCGAGCTTCGTGCTGATTCCCATCCTGCGCGTGGCCGATACCTGGCTCTACCGCAGCGGGCTGCCTTTTTTGCCGGTGGCCGGCTGGGGAACCCCGGCCCACTGGGTGATGCCGGTGATCGTGCTGGCCGCGGGCACCACAGGCTACCTGGCGCGTCTGACGCGCGCATCCATGTTGGAAGTGCTGCGCCAGGACTTCATGCGCACGGCCGCGGCCAAGGGCCTCTTCCCGCGTCAGATCACCTGGCGCCATGCTTTTCGCAACGCGCTGCTGCCGATTGTCACCGTGCTTGGCCCATCGCTCGCCTTCCTGGTCACCGGCGCGTTCGTGGTCGAAAACCTCTTCGCCGTGCCCGGCATCGGCTTCCTGGCGATCCAGGCGATCGGTCAGCGTGACTATCCGGTGTTGCAGGGAACGACGATCATCCTGGCCGCGGCCGTCGTGGTGATGAACCTGGCCACCGACCTGACCTACCTGTTTCTCGACCCACGGATTCGGATGACGTGA